The Microbaculum marinisediminis genome includes the window ACCTCCAGGGGAACCCATTCGGTCACGTAGGCCACGATCGCGGCGAGGATCACCGCGAACGTCGCCCACATGTGGAAATCTTCCATAGGCGCGCTTACTCCCCGCGGCCGACTGGCCGCGCATCATGACGAAGCGGGCAGGGCGAACCAAGGCCCCGTGATTTCGTAAATAGCGCTCCTGATGGAACGACATCCCCTTCGGGGCCGGTCGAAAGCAATTTCATTCGCCTTGGTCTTCGGTGTCAGCCGCGATGCTGGAGCGGCGCCAGCCGCGTCACGGTCATGCCTTCGGCTTCGAGCCGGCGGCGGATGCGATCGGCGTGGTCGCCGTCGCGCGTTTCTATGGTGATGTCGGTCGTCGCCCGCATCGCCGGCACGTCGAGCAGCAGGCGCTGGTGCGAGACCTCGAGGATGTTCGCTCCCTCGCGGCCGAAGATGTCGGCGACCCTGCCGAGTTCGCCGGGCCGGTCGCGCACCGTAACGCGGAAGGTGACGACCCTGTCCTCGTGCTCCAGCGCCCGGACGGTAATGGCCGACAAGAGCCGCGGATCGATATTGCCGCCGGTCAGCACCAGTCCGACCTTGCGGCCCTCGAACCGCCCCGGCTGCGACAGCAGCGCGGCCAGCCCGGCGGCGCCGGCGCCTTCGGCGAGCGTCTTCAACCGCACCAGATAGGCGTAGATCGCCCGTTCGATAGCCGCCTCGTCGACGACCATCACGTCTACGCCAAGCGCAGTCAGGATGGAGACCGCGGTCTGAGGGACCGCCTTCACCGCGATGCCTTCGGCCAGCGTGTCGCCGCCGCACGCCGCCTCCTTGCCGGCGAGCGCGGCGGCCATGGAGGCGTATTGCGCCGCCTGCACCCCGACCACCTCGATGCCGGGCTTCACCGCCGTCGCCGCGACCGCGATCCCGGACACGAGCCCGCCGCCGCCGATCGGCACGATCAGGCAGTCCAGGTCCGGCTGGTCCTCCAGCATCTCCAGGCCGATGGTGCCCTGGCCGGCCATGACGAGGGGATCGTCATAGGGATGGACGAGGACGAGGCCCTCACGGGCGATCAGCGCATCGACGACGGCGCCGCATTCGCCGACCGTCTCGCCCTCCAGCACGACCCGCGCGCCGAAGCTCTCGGTGCTCGCGATCTTGGTGAAGGGCGTGGTGCGCGGCATGACGATGGTTGCCGGAATGCCGAGTCGCCTGGCGTGACAGGCGAGCGCCTGCGCGTGGTTACCCGCCGACAGCGCGACGACGCCGCGTTCGCGCTCGTCGTCCGTGAGCGCCGCCAGCTTGTTGAGGGCGCCGCGCTCCTTGAAGGCGTTGGTGACCTGCAGGTTCTCGTATTTGACGAAGACCTCGGCCCCGCTCATGGCAGACAGCCGCGGCGCGGCGACCAGCGGCGTACGCAGCACGTGGCCGCGGATCGTTTCCGCGGCCGCCGCGACGTCTTCGAGGGAAATCGGCAGCTCGGCGCTCATGGCGTCCGTGGTAAAGCCGGCTCAAGCCGACGTCCAGCCGGAAACCGATGTCGGATCCCGACCACTGTGGACCGCCGGGAGGGCCGCCTCAGCCGTTCAGTTTCCGCGCCGCTTCCAGCGCGAAATAGGTCAGCACACCATCGGCGCCGGCGCGCTTGAAGCCGGTCAGCGTCTCCATCACGCACTTGTCA containing:
- a CDS encoding threonine ammonia-lyase, translated to MSAELPISLEDVAAAAETIRGHVLRTPLVAAPRLSAMSGAEVFVKYENLQVTNAFKERGALNKLAALTDDERERGVVALSAGNHAQALACHARRLGIPATIVMPRTTPFTKIASTESFGARVVLEGETVGECGAVVDALIAREGLVLVHPYDDPLVMAGQGTIGLEMLEDQPDLDCLIVPIGGGGLVSGIAVAATAVKPGIEVVGVQAAQYASMAAALAGKEAACGGDTLAEGIAVKAVPQTAVSILTALGVDVMVVDEAAIERAIYAYLVRLKTLAEGAGAAGLAALLSQPGRFEGRKVGLVLTGGNIDPRLLSAITVRALEHEDRVVTFRVTVRDRPGELGRVADIFGREGANILEVSHQRLLLDVPAMRATTDITIETRDGDHADRIRRRLEAEGMTVTRLAPLQHRG